The following proteins come from a genomic window of Zonotrichia albicollis isolate bZonAlb1 chromosome 12, bZonAlb1.hap1, whole genome shotgun sequence:
- the GPX1 gene encoding glutathione peroxidase 1: MAAAGAGGRVARLEELSAKPLGAAEPLSLGSLNGKVLLVVNVASLUGTTKRDYQQLNELQQRFGPRGLQVLGFPCNQFGHQENCTNEEILPMLEHVRPGNGFKPNFMMFEKCDVNGKDAHPLFTFLKEALPFPHDDPSSLMTNPQYIIWSPVCRNDIAWNFEKFLIRPDGMPFKRYSRHFETIKIQDDIEMLLQKVD; this comes from the exons ATGGCGGCGGCAGGAGCGGGCGGGCGTgtggccaggctggaggagctgtcGGCGAAGCCCCTGGGCGCGGCGGAGCCGCTGTCGCTGGGCTCGCTGAACGGCAAGGTGCTGCTGGTGGTCAATGTGGCGTCGCTCTGAGGCACGACCAAGCGCGATTACCAGCAGCTCAACGAGCTGCAGCAGCGCTTCGGTCCCCGCGGGCTCCAGGTCCTCGGCTTCCCCTGCAACCAGTTCGGTCACCAG GAAAACTGCACCAACGAAGAAATCCTTCCCATGCTCGAGCACGTTCGTCCTGGCAACGGCTTCAAGCCCAATTTCATGATGTTCGAGAAGTGCGACGTGAACGGGAAGGACGCGCACCCTCTGTTCACCTTCCTGAAAGAGGCGCTGCCCTTCCCGCACGACGACCCCTCGTCGCTGATGACCAACCCGCAGTACATCATCTGGTCCCCGGTGTGCCGCAATGACATCGCCTGGAACTTCGAGAAGTTCCTCATTCGCCCCGACGGCATGCCCTTCAAACGCTACAGCCGGCATTTCGAAACCATCAAGATCCAGGACGACATTGAGATGCTTCTGCAGAAGGTTGACTAG